Proteins encoded in a region of the Paenibacillus sp. E222 genome:
- a CDS encoding O-methyltransferase, with protein MNNVNGFTQQQTWTQVDDYLNALLIPSDSLLEQALRTNVEAGLPAHDVTPNQGKLLQLLLQIQGATRVLEIGTLGGYSTIWMARALPEHGHIVTLEADPRHAEMAQANLTRAGLMHKVDLRVGPALTTLPDVQEEYREPFDFIFIDADKPSNPDYLRWALRLARPGSLIIGDNIVRDGEVINADSTDNRVKGVQSFLKLIADNPRLEATALQTVGSKGYDGFVIARVLESPTAK; from the coding sequence ATGAACAATGTGAATGGTTTTACTCAACAGCAAACCTGGACTCAAGTCGACGATTATTTGAACGCCTTATTAATCCCCTCGGATTCCCTGCTGGAGCAGGCCCTACGTACCAATGTAGAAGCCGGCTTGCCTGCTCATGATGTAACGCCTAATCAAGGGAAATTGCTTCAGCTCCTGCTTCAAATACAGGGCGCAACACGTGTGCTGGAAATCGGGACGCTTGGCGGATACAGTACGATCTGGATGGCCAGAGCCCTTCCCGAACACGGACATATTGTCACACTGGAAGCAGATCCACGCCATGCAGAGATGGCACAAGCCAACCTCACGCGTGCAGGACTTATGCACAAGGTTGACCTTCGAGTTGGTCCTGCCCTGACTACCCTTCCCGACGTTCAGGAAGAGTACAGAGAGCCCTTTGATTTTATCTTCATCGATGCTGACAAACCGAGTAATCCAGACTATTTGCGTTGGGCGCTGCGTCTGGCACGTCCAGGAAGTCTGATTATTGGCGACAACATCGTCAGGGACGGTGAAGTTATCAATGCAGACAGTACGGACAACAGGGTTAAGGGCGTTCAGTCTTTCCTGAAATTAATTGCAGATAACCCGCGTCTTGAAGCTACCGCACTGCAAACTGTAGGCAGTAAAGGCTACGATGGATTCGTGATTGCCCGAGTGCTGGAATCCCCCACTGCAAAATAA
- a CDS encoding YoaK family protein, which translates to MKQNTLQKYAMLLLCMSAGMVDVIGYLGLGHVLTANMTGNIVLLGIAIARAQEFVVLRALLALIGFIAGNAIAAHMIGHVQTKNGWSSRVTAVFTVESILLLLFAFAMISPYSEQLSYLLIAMLSTAMGMQTTAARRIGIAGISTTVLTNNLAAVVEDAVSILQRLRHANIRSLVKALSADAYLRAGAVVIYLGGVILAAMLFHHVPMMAVWIPVLIVGGVTLFARLYSRGTTKAASTDDFQS; encoded by the coding sequence ATGAAACAAAATACCCTCCAAAAGTACGCGATGCTGCTGCTATGCATGTCTGCCGGAATGGTCGATGTGATCGGATACCTGGGACTGGGGCATGTGCTTACAGCCAATATGACAGGTAATATTGTGCTTCTGGGGATCGCGATTGCCCGTGCTCAGGAGTTTGTTGTGCTGCGTGCACTCCTCGCCCTCATTGGTTTTATTGCCGGAAATGCCATCGCTGCACACATGATTGGACATGTGCAGACGAAAAATGGCTGGTCTTCCCGGGTCACCGCCGTGTTCACTGTAGAAAGTATATTGCTTCTGCTCTTTGCATTCGCCATGATCAGTCCTTATTCGGAACAACTATCCTATCTGCTGATTGCCATGCTGTCCACAGCTATGGGGATGCAAACGACTGCGGCACGCCGCATTGGAATTGCCGGTATCTCGACGACCGTGCTCACCAATAATCTGGCCGCCGTGGTTGAGGATGCGGTAAGCATTCTTCAGCGACTGCGACACGCCAATATCCGCTCGCTGGTCAAAGCGCTATCAGCAGATGCCTACCTTCGTGCTGGTGCCGTTGTAATCTATTTGGGCGGCGTTATTCTAGCTGCGATGTTGTTCCACCACGTACCCATGATGGCAGTCTGGATACCTGTTCTGATCGTTGGTGGAGTCACCCTTTTCGCACGGTTATACTCCAGAGGAACAACCAAAGCAGCGTCGACGGATGACTTTCAAAGTTAG
- a CDS encoding LysR family transcriptional regulator — protein MNLHGLRLFHAIVRYGGVTRAAEELNISQPAVSSQVKKFERELGIQLFASEGRRLVLTDAGMQLTGYAERLFMLEQDVENFVQDFRAGKKGLIRLTATYLPSNFLLPGWIARFKQMHEDVELVVSTTNTRMAFDQLLRYEAEIAVYGGSGITHSGIHWDELFEDEMWFVVHPDHPYAGKEIELREMVAEPFIMREEGSATRERLVSLCTTNNLAAPRIALQFNGLNETISAVKAGYGANFISSLVVKEDVQQGRLARVFVRGVQLKNTVAVCTRAGEVLSPAAQHLVELIRQEASVMK, from the coding sequence TTGAATTTGCACGGATTACGATTGTTTCATGCCATCGTGAGATATGGGGGAGTCACGCGGGCGGCGGAAGAACTCAACATTAGCCAGCCAGCGGTATCCTCTCAGGTGAAGAAGTTTGAGCGGGAGTTGGGCATTCAACTATTTGCTTCGGAGGGGAGAAGACTGGTTCTTACCGATGCTGGAATGCAATTAACAGGCTACGCGGAACGTCTGTTCATGCTGGAGCAGGATGTCGAGAACTTTGTGCAGGATTTTCGGGCAGGCAAAAAAGGTCTGATTCGTCTTACCGCTACCTATTTGCCCTCGAATTTTCTGCTGCCGGGCTGGATTGCCCGCTTCAAGCAAATGCATGAGGATGTGGAGCTGGTTGTGAGCACAACCAATACCCGGATGGCTTTTGACCAACTGCTGCGTTATGAGGCCGAGATTGCGGTTTATGGTGGAAGTGGCATTACACATTCAGGTATCCATTGGGACGAATTGTTTGAAGATGAAATGTGGTTTGTAGTACATCCCGATCATCCGTATGCGGGAAAGGAAATTGAGCTTCGGGAGATGGTGGCGGAGCCCTTCATTATGCGTGAAGAAGGAAGCGCTACACGAGAGCGTCTCGTGTCTCTTTGCACAACTAATAACCTGGCCGCACCCCGTATTGCGCTTCAGTTTAATGGGTTGAACGAAACGATTAGTGCGGTGAAGGCAGGTTATGGGGCCAACTTTATTTCTTCTCTGGTCGTAAAGGAAGATGTGCAGCAAGGCAGACTGGCACGTGTATTCGTTCGAGGTGTACAGTTGAAAAACACGGTAGCCGTATGTACACGAGCAGGGGAAGTGTTATCTCCAGCTGCACAGCATCTGGTTGAACTCATCAGACAGGAAGCATCAGTAATGAAATGA
- a CDS encoding S9 family peptidase has translation MQESMQLQQLASRYPPVETHTMDGIAVRWPVLIYCRGGLGNYGGVNTAWLEQFVHKGYIVFAPSYRGNEGGEGRDEYGGRDVEDVHAAYRLVQEWPFANTKRISIMGFSRGAINAVQTATTYNEGPTQVHKLVLWSGVADVERTYHERTDLRRTLKRVLGGSPRSVPEAYLARSPLSKAHKLHCPVLIMHGTSDTQVNYSHGTRMYHWLKRRGANVTFHAYGGQDHRFQERMHEAAVNNMFDWLAAP, from the coding sequence ATGCAAGAATCCATGCAACTGCAACAGCTCGCAAGCCGCTACCCTCCTGTAGAAACACACACCATGGACGGTATTGCTGTACGTTGGCCGGTTCTGATCTATTGCCGCGGCGGACTGGGCAACTATGGTGGGGTAAATACCGCTTGGCTGGAGCAATTTGTCCACAAAGGTTATATCGTGTTCGCTCCATCATATCGTGGTAACGAGGGTGGCGAAGGACGCGACGAGTATGGCGGTCGAGATGTAGAGGATGTACATGCAGCTTACCGGCTTGTGCAAGAGTGGCCCTTTGCCAATACAAAGCGAATTTCAATAATGGGATTTTCGCGTGGAGCCATTAATGCCGTACAGACAGCAACGACCTACAATGAAGGACCTACGCAGGTACATAAACTCGTGCTTTGGAGCGGTGTCGCCGATGTGGAACGCACCTATCATGAACGAACCGACTTGAGACGTACTTTGAAAAGGGTGCTTGGCGGTTCACCGCGTTCAGTTCCGGAAGCTTATCTTGCCCGTTCCCCCTTGTCGAAGGCACACAAACTTCATTGTCCTGTGCTGATCATGCACGGCACGTCTGATACGCAGGTGAATTACAGTCATGGAACCCGGATGTATCATTGGCTGAAACGCAGAGGTGCCAACGTTACGTTTCACGCTTATGGGGGACAGGATCATCGTTTTCAGGAGAGGATGCATGAGGCGGCAGTGAACAATATGTTTGACTGGCTTGCAGCACCTTAG
- the treC gene encoding alpha,alpha-phosphotrehalase, producing MSSTNTTSSSWWKTSTVYQVYPKSFNDTTGSGTGDIRGLTEKLDYLQHLGIDIVWLQPVYVSPQHDNGYDVADYYRINPDFGTMEDFDELLKGLKARDMKLMIDIVVNHSSTDHEWFQQSRSSKDNPYRDYYIWKDPAPDGGVPNNWQSKFGGPAWQYDEQTGQYFLTLFDKTQADLNWENEQVRQEVRDMIKFWAEKGVDGFRMDVINLISKDQRFPDDDGSVSPGDGRKFYTDGPRVHEYITEMYEEVFGPHNMVTVGEMSSTTLEHCIKYSNPASREFSMTFNFHHLKVDYPNGQKWELMPYDFEAMKQLFSEWQTGMQAGGGWNALFLNNHDQPRALSRFADDGDYRAESAKMLATTIHGMQGTPYVYQGEEIGMPNPVWNDVSEFRDIESTNMYRLLQEERGKSAEEAFQIVKERSRDNSRTPMQWDGSENAGFTTGTPWIKVDERYPSIHVAQQMADPNSIYYHYRKLIALRKQVRVLTDGLYERLDDAHPDVFAYARTNGSETLLVVSNFSKRDVTFAFSEAVWNDHIAGKSAELLIGNTEVSPAVEQVISLSPYSSYMWLVPQQD from the coding sequence ATGAGTTCAACCAACACAACTTCATCATCGTGGTGGAAGACTTCCACGGTGTATCAGGTATATCCCAAGAGTTTCAACGATACAACTGGATCGGGTACCGGAGACATTCGGGGATTGACCGAAAAGCTGGATTACTTGCAGCACCTCGGTATTGATATCGTGTGGCTGCAGCCCGTATATGTCTCACCACAGCATGATAACGGTTACGATGTGGCGGACTATTATCGGATTAATCCGGATTTTGGTACGATGGAGGATTTTGACGAACTGCTTAAAGGTCTGAAGGCACGTGACATGAAGCTGATGATTGATATCGTGGTGAATCACTCTTCTACGGATCATGAGTGGTTCCAGCAATCGCGTTCTTCCAAGGATAATCCGTATCGCGATTATTATATTTGGAAGGACCCTGCTCCGGACGGCGGTGTGCCGAATAACTGGCAATCCAAGTTCGGCGGACCTGCATGGCAGTATGATGAGCAGACAGGACAATATTTCCTGACGTTGTTTGACAAAACACAGGCTGATTTGAATTGGGAGAACGAGCAGGTACGCCAGGAAGTACGAGACATGATCAAGTTCTGGGCAGAGAAGGGTGTAGATGGTTTCCGTATGGACGTCATCAATCTGATCTCCAAGGACCAGCGTTTCCCCGACGATGATGGTAGCGTTTCCCCAGGCGACGGACGCAAGTTCTACACCGATGGACCGCGTGTGCATGAGTACATTACAGAGATGTATGAAGAGGTGTTTGGTCCACACAATATGGTAACGGTTGGGGAGATGTCCTCCACTACACTGGAGCACTGTATCAAATATTCGAACCCTGCTTCCCGGGAATTCTCCATGACGTTTAACTTCCACCATCTGAAAGTGGATTATCCGAATGGACAGAAGTGGGAACTGATGCCTTACGATTTTGAAGCGATGAAACAACTCTTTAGTGAGTGGCAGACAGGTATGCAGGCAGGTGGCGGATGGAATGCGTTGTTCCTGAACAACCATGATCAACCGCGGGCGTTGTCTCGTTTCGCTGATGATGGCGATTATCGTGCGGAGAGTGCCAAAATGCTTGCTACGACCATTCATGGCATGCAGGGAACACCTTACGTATACCAGGGTGAAGAGATCGGGATGCCGAATCCGGTCTGGAACGACGTTAGCGAGTTCCGTGATATTGAATCGACCAATATGTACCGACTGCTTCAGGAAGAACGGGGCAAATCCGCCGAGGAAGCATTCCAAATTGTGAAAGAGCGTTCCCGGGACAATTCCCGGACACCGATGCAATGGGATGGAAGCGAGAATGCCGGATTTACAACAGGTACACCGTGGATCAAAGTGGATGAACGATATCCGTCGATTCATGTGGCTCAGCAGATGGCTGACCCGAATTCAATCTATTATCATTATCGCAAGCTGATTGCTCTGCGCAAACAGGTTCGTGTGCTGACCGACGGTCTGTATGAACGTTTGGACGATGCACATCCGGATGTATTCGCCTACGCCCGGACCAATGGAAGCGAAACGTTGCTTGTCGTGTCCAACTTTAGCAAGCGGGACGTAACTTTTGCTTTCTCGGAGGCCGTCTGGAATGACCACATTGCGGGTAAATCCGCAGAGCTGCTGATTGGCAATACGGAGGTATCGCCTGCAGTCGAGCAAGTAATCTCCCTGAGCCCGTATTCATCCTATATGTGGCTTGTACCGCAACAGGACTAA
- a CDS encoding chemotaxis protein: MTRVAVMVIHGLGMQKENYADTLISRLHKELDQVMVLPGAAKQMLDIEPVFWADVFEDREEALFQQLVSSQGLNYQVLRRFVIHYLADAVAYQPVENQGHNYDAVHYTLNRAMHALAQRNGPEAPLCIIAHSLGAVIASNFFYDLQYPSSRTPSIVDVTSALERGDTLTNFYSFGTTLPLWSLRYNDFSRPIQVPSPLAGQYFPGLEGEWINFYDRDDILGYPLRPIDPAYEAAVNEDVEINSGGVIGSWNPLSHGGYFSNGAMNRRIAQGLARTWTWVNRGSG, from the coding sequence ATGACTCGTGTTGCGGTAATGGTCATTCATGGTCTGGGTATGCAAAAGGAAAATTATGCGGATACACTGATTTCGCGTTTGCATAAGGAATTGGATCAGGTTATGGTGTTGCCGGGAGCAGCCAAACAGATGCTGGATATTGAGCCCGTATTTTGGGCTGACGTATTTGAGGATCGGGAAGAGGCGCTGTTTCAGCAGCTTGTCAGCTCTCAGGGATTGAACTATCAAGTGCTGCGTCGATTTGTTATACATTATCTGGCTGATGCCGTCGCGTATCAACCTGTGGAAAATCAAGGGCATAACTATGATGCGGTACATTATACGCTGAATCGGGCGATGCACGCACTTGCACAGCGGAATGGGCCAGAAGCTCCACTCTGTATCATTGCACATAGTTTGGGCGCGGTGATTGCAAGTAATTTTTTCTATGATCTGCAATATCCGTCTAGTCGCACACCTTCCATCGTGGATGTTACTTCCGCATTGGAACGGGGTGATACCTTAACGAACTTTTATTCCTTTGGAACGACGTTACCATTATGGAGCTTACGTTACAATGATTTTAGCCGACCGATTCAGGTTCCTTCACCGTTGGCAGGGCAGTACTTTCCTGGGCTGGAAGGGGAATGGATTAATTTCTATGATCGGGATGATATTCTGGGTTACCCGCTGCGACCTATTGATCCGGCCTATGAGGCAGCGGTCAACGAAGACGTGGAAATTAACTCTGGCGGTGTAATCGGGAGCTGGAATCCGTTGAGTCATGGCGGATATTTCTCGAATGGAGCTATGAATCGCAGAATTGCACAAGGTTTGGCGCGAACGTGGACGTGGGTGAATCGTGGATCAGGTTAA
- a CDS encoding MFS transporter, with protein sequence MRLLQQIHAEIRGWSRNIQLFFLASILYQIGNGMFSVLYNLYIQGLGYNDTMNGQIVSIQSLATAIMFVPIGLCGDFFSRKRLLITGALFSGIFLIGRSFDYSASGLIWFAVFSGLFAGVFQVLAIPFLAENVKKSQRLKMFSYYSSLVLASQVLGSLGGGVFADLLHTAGLAKVTGLQTVLFVGGAATLVAFIPMLFVSEDKKAPQADTPAQPVTESATSATDDKQGVVHSSEQGSKNDTLSQKKDSRLIGQFVITQLLIGFGSGLVVPYLNLYFTNRFSVSLSAMSLLISLGQIMTIVSMLIGPTLAAKVGSVRAVVIFQVMSLPFLLLTGFTNLLLIASVSFLFRQALMNAANPIQSAILVDRVSDKRRGIANSLMQTAFMIGWATMGPVQSYLVTTYGTYWGYAITFSITGSLYVISSLMYYMMFKEPKPSARVLAANR encoded by the coding sequence TTGAGACTTCTACAACAGATTCATGCTGAAATTCGGGGCTGGTCCCGCAATATTCAATTGTTTTTTCTAGCAAGCATCTTGTATCAGATCGGAAATGGCATGTTCTCTGTCTTGTACAATCTGTACATTCAGGGTCTCGGCTACAATGATACAATGAACGGCCAGATTGTAAGTATTCAATCACTTGCGACAGCGATTATGTTTGTTCCTATTGGACTATGCGGCGATTTCTTCAGCCGGAAGCGGCTGCTGATTACCGGCGCATTGTTCAGTGGAATCTTTCTGATTGGCCGTTCCTTCGATTATTCCGCCAGCGGACTGATCTGGTTTGCTGTATTTTCAGGACTTTTCGCTGGCGTATTTCAGGTACTGGCCATTCCCTTCCTCGCTGAGAATGTGAAGAAAAGTCAACGACTGAAGATGTTCAGCTACTACTCTTCCCTCGTACTCGCTTCTCAGGTACTCGGCAGCTTGGGTGGTGGCGTTTTTGCAGACCTGCTTCATACGGCTGGTCTTGCCAAAGTCACTGGATTGCAGACGGTATTATTCGTAGGTGGGGCAGCTACACTGGTTGCGTTTATTCCGATGTTGTTTGTATCCGAGGATAAGAAGGCACCACAAGCGGATACTCCGGCGCAACCTGTCACTGAATCTGCAACATCTGCAACGGATGATAAGCAGGGTGTCGTTCATTCCTCAGAACAAGGCAGCAAGAACGATACTCTAAGCCAAAAGAAAGATTCCCGTTTGATCGGTCAATTTGTCATAACCCAATTATTAATCGGGTTTGGCTCCGGACTGGTTGTGCCTTATTTGAATCTGTATTTCACCAACCGTTTTTCGGTATCCTTAAGTGCCATGAGTCTGCTCATTTCATTGGGTCAGATCATGACCATTGTATCAATGCTGATTGGACCTACACTTGCTGCTAAGGTGGGAAGTGTTCGAGCGGTCGTCATATTTCAGGTCATGTCACTGCCCTTCCTGCTGTTGACCGGCTTCACGAATCTGCTGCTCATCGCTTCAGTCAGTTTCTTATTCAGACAAGCGCTGATGAATGCAGCCAACCCGATTCAATCCGCCATTCTGGTGGACAGAGTATCGGACAAACGCCGAGGAATCGCCAATTCACTGATGCAGACCGCCTTTATGATTGGGTGGGCTACGATGGGACCCGTTCAATCCTATCTCGTGACCACTTATGGCACGTATTGGGGTTACGCGATCACGTTCAGCATTACAGGCAGTTTATACGTGATTTCCTCGCTGATGTACTATATGATGTTCAAAGAACCGAAGCCTTCTGCCCGTGTTCTCGCGGCGAACAGATAA
- a CDS encoding AbrB family transcriptional regulator: MHKLGSHIVFRFFLSLGVSVLGGLLFTVIHTPIPWLLGPMIFMLVGSQIAKLPLVWPTSIRDYSILIVGYSIGLTLTEEALQGILHQLPMMLLMTLLLIGLCTLTAYAASKLTDFDFPSLLVGSIPGGLSQMVSLADEMKSINLTLVTFLQVTRLIMIVFCVPFLLFSPWIGGTTGGGTDQPMIEIATWAALFPEILLYAPLCVAGAWFARKLRFPTAFMLGPMIVMCVIQLSTTMHTPNLPSSLLNISQLMIGSHVGLMLRPQQLQRKMQTVTIAITSSVLLIAGSLGLSYILTKMFSLSAATSLLSMAPGGMDQMSIMAHEVHANLSVVSGYQLFRILFIFFIVSSLLKMILMHMLRKKDAITRSSIT, translated from the coding sequence ATGCACAAGCTCGGTTCCCACATTGTCTTTCGTTTTTTTCTAAGTTTAGGTGTCTCTGTTCTTGGCGGGTTACTATTTACAGTAATACATACCCCCATCCCTTGGCTTCTTGGCCCGATGATTTTTATGCTGGTTGGTTCACAGATTGCCAAGCTGCCGCTCGTGTGGCCCACTTCCATTCGAGACTACAGTATTCTAATCGTGGGTTACTCTATCGGATTAACACTGACGGAAGAAGCGCTGCAAGGCATTTTGCACCAGCTGCCTATGATGCTGCTCATGACCCTGCTCTTAATCGGATTATGTACATTAACCGCTTATGCTGCTTCAAAGCTGACAGACTTTGACTTCCCCTCCCTGCTGGTTGGCAGCATTCCTGGCGGACTGTCCCAGATGGTCTCCCTTGCGGATGAGATGAAATCCATCAATCTGACGCTCGTTACTTTTTTGCAGGTCACGCGGCTGATCATGATTGTATTCTGTGTTCCGTTCCTGCTGTTCAGTCCATGGATCGGCGGAACGACAGGTGGAGGCACAGATCAGCCAATGATCGAGATAGCAACTTGGGCAGCACTCTTTCCCGAAATCTTGCTCTATGCCCCGCTCTGTGTCGCTGGTGCATGGTTTGCACGCAAGCTTCGGTTTCCGACAGCATTTATGCTTGGACCCATGATCGTCATGTGTGTTATTCAATTAAGCACAACGATGCACACACCCAATCTGCCGTCGTCCCTGCTTAATATTTCGCAATTGATGATTGGAAGTCATGTGGGTCTGATGCTTCGTCCTCAGCAGCTGCAACGCAAGATGCAGACCGTAACAATCGCAATCACGAGCAGTGTTCTCCTCATTGCAGGTTCGCTTGGCTTGAGCTATATATTAACGAAGATGTTCTCCCTCTCGGCGGCTACATCATTGCTGAGCATGGCACCTGGCGGAATGGACCAGATGAGCATCATGGCCCATGAAGTCCATGCCAACCTATCGGTGGTGTCCGGATATCAGTTGTTTCGCATCTTATTTATATTCTTTATCGTCTCTTCACTCCTTAAGATGATTCTCATGCATATGTTGAGGAAAAAAGATGCGATTACCCGCTCTTCGATCACGTAA
- the treP gene encoding PTS system trehalose-specific EIIBC component produces MAMDKKQVEEIVRAVGGKENIEAATHCVTRLRFALYDESKVDTASLEQNDLVKGQFSSQGQFQVVIGPGLVDKVYDEMIQITGGERASKDDVKAVAGKKQNPIQRAIKTLSDIFIPILPAIITAGLLLGINNILTGPGIFFDGKSLVDVYPAWKDLASIINTIASTAFTFLPALIGWSAVTRFGGSPLLGIVLGLILVHPDLLSAYGYANAVNEGTVPTWNLFGWHIEKIGYQGQVLPVLVSAYLLAKLEIFLNKRVHDSIKLLVVAPVTLLITGFLAFTIIGPVTFAIANGITSGLIYIYDSYAALGGLIYGGLYALLVITGMHHTFLAVDVQLIGSQGGTFLWPMLALSNIAQGSAALAMMLVLREKKMRGLAATSSVSAFLGVTEPAIFGVNIRYRYPFIFGMVGSAIGGVLLTINNVQATSIGVGGVPGFLSIFPNKWGVFFIGMAIVLVVPFVLTVIFGRAKLRKEDRNADQATVAGGQTPTAKSASGTTTTNAVAEPRTRSAAQVADEPVNTLEIMAPLTGTAVPLEQVPDPAFAEKQMGEGVAIEPSGNQVVAPFDAQVAHVIKSKHAVILEHASGLQILIHVGINTVSLKGEGFNMHVEAGEKVRAGQTLLEFDRKVIEAAGYPLITPIIIPDGQDMVDRVEVTTGDVTSNQNGVLKIHLKG; encoded by the coding sequence ATGGCAATGGATAAAAAACAGGTTGAGGAGATCGTACGCGCGGTCGGCGGCAAAGAAAATATTGAAGCTGCAACGCATTGTGTCACACGCCTCCGGTTCGCCCTGTACGACGAAAGTAAAGTAGATACAGCAAGTCTGGAACAGAACGATCTGGTCAAAGGCCAGTTCTCCTCTCAAGGACAATTCCAGGTAGTTATCGGACCTGGGCTTGTGGATAAAGTGTATGATGAAATGATTCAGATTACCGGAGGCGAACGCGCTTCCAAGGATGACGTGAAGGCCGTTGCGGGTAAAAAGCAGAACCCGATCCAGCGTGCGATCAAAACGCTATCGGACATCTTCATCCCGATCCTGCCAGCCATCATCACGGCCGGTCTCTTGCTCGGTATTAATAACATTCTGACAGGACCAGGCATATTCTTTGATGGAAAATCATTGGTGGATGTATATCCGGCATGGAAGGACCTCGCATCTATTATTAATACCATCGCGAGCACAGCCTTTACCTTCCTGCCTGCGTTAATTGGTTGGTCCGCGGTAACAAGGTTCGGCGGCAGTCCGTTGCTCGGGATTGTCCTTGGTCTGATCCTAGTACATCCCGATCTGCTGAGTGCTTATGGCTACGCCAATGCAGTCAACGAAGGCACCGTGCCTACGTGGAATCTGTTCGGCTGGCATATTGAGAAGATCGGTTATCAGGGGCAGGTTCTGCCGGTATTGGTATCAGCCTATCTGCTTGCCAAGCTGGAGATTTTCCTGAACAAAAGGGTGCATGATTCGATCAAATTGCTGGTTGTTGCACCTGTCACTTTATTGATTACCGGCTTCCTGGCATTTACAATCATTGGTCCGGTTACGTTTGCCATTGCGAATGGAATTACATCCGGCTTGATCTATATATACGATTCGTACGCGGCTCTGGGCGGTCTGATCTACGGTGGACTGTACGCATTGCTCGTTATTACAGGAATGCACCACACGTTCCTGGCGGTAGACGTACAGTTGATTGGTAGCCAGGGCGGAACGTTCCTGTGGCCGATGCTGGCACTGTCCAATATCGCGCAAGGTTCTGCCGCACTTGCCATGATGCTTGTGCTTCGTGAGAAGAAAATGAGAGGACTTGCGGCAACTTCATCCGTCTCGGCCTTCCTCGGGGTAACCGAGCCGGCGATCTTCGGGGTGAATATCCGTTATCGTTATCCGTTTATCTTCGGGATGGTCGGTTCTGCGATCGGCGGTGTACTGCTCACGATAAATAATGTTCAGGCCACCTCTATCGGTGTAGGTGGGGTACCTGGATTCCTGTCCATTTTCCCGAACAAATGGGGAGTATTCTTCATCGGTATGGCGATTGTACTGGTTGTTCCGTTTGTACTGACTGTTATTTTCGGAAGAGCGAAGTTGAGAAAAGAAGACCGCAACGCAGATCAAGCTACTGTAGCTGGTGGTCAAACGCCTACAGCGAAATCAGCTTCTGGCACAACTACAACAAATGCAGTTGCAGAGCCACGCACACGCAGTGCTGCTCAGGTGGCGGATGAGCCTGTGAATACACTGGAAATCATGGCACCATTAACGGGTACAGCTGTTCCACTGGAGCAAGTACCTGATCCGGCATTTGCAGAGAAACAAATGGGTGAAGGGGTTGCCATTGAACCTTCTGGCAATCAGGTCGTTGCCCCGTTTGACGCTCAGGTTGCCCATGTCATCAAGAGCAAACACGCTGTCATTCTTGAGCACGCGAGTGGATTGCAGATTCTGATTCATGTCGGGATCAATACGGTATCACTCAAAGGCGAAGGTTTTAACATGCACGTTGAAGCTGGAGAGAAGGTAAGAGCCGGGCAAACGTTGCTTGAATTCGACCGTAAAGTGATTGAAGCTGCGGGCTATCCGCTCATTACGCCAATCATTATTCCGGACGGTCAGGACATGGTTGATCGAGTGGAGGTCACTACTGGTGATGTAACATCCAACCAGAACGGTGTGCTTAAGATTCATTTGAAAGGCTAA
- a CDS encoding YkgJ family cysteine cluster protein, with the protein MECRTGCAACCIAISISSPIPGMADGKPAGVRCVQLTEDNRCGIFGQKERPAVCSGLQASEEMCGSTDQEAFERLSWLEQETAPSSA; encoded by the coding sequence ATGGAATGCAGGACAGGCTGTGCCGCATGCTGTATTGCAATTTCGATCTCATCGCCGATACCCGGAATGGCTGACGGTAAGCCGGCAGGTGTGCGCTGTGTGCAGCTGACGGAGGACAATCGCTGCGGAATCTTTGGTCAGAAAGAGCGCCCTGCTGTATGCAGCGGATTGCAGGCTTCGGAAGAGATGTGTGGCAGCACGGATCAGGAGGCATTTGAACGATTGAGCTGGCTGGAGCAGGAAACTGCACCGAGTTCAGCGTGA